DNA sequence from the Aneurinibacillus sp. REN35 genome:
CATTTAGTATATACCTTGCGTCTGAGGTATTGAGAGGGGAGGCACGGGCGTGGTTGATGCAGAGCTTATACGCTCCGCCCAAAGCGGAAATCGGGAGGATTTAATACGGCTGCTTGAGACGATTGAGCACTCTGTATATCGTACCGCATTTTATGTATTGGGCAACGAGCACGACGCGCTGGACGCTTCTCAGGAAGCGCTGATTCGAATTTATACAAAGATCGATACCTATCAGGAGAAGGCCAAATTCTCTACCTGGGTTCAGCGTATCGTTACCAATGTATGCATAGATAAATTTCGCAAAAAGAAAGATACCGTATCGATTGACCAGCATGAGCTTATGCTCTATGATGTGCAGAACGTAGAATATGAAGTAGAGCGGGCCGGCATGGCTGATGAGGTAAGAGAAGCGATCAAGCGTCTCCCTGAACATCAGCGCACTGTGGTTACACTGCGCTATCTGCAAGATTTATCGTACGGAGAAATTGCGGAAGTTATGAACATGCCATTGAATACCGTTAAATCATACCTCTATCGGGCCCGACAACAACTCCAGGAATTACTGCATGAATATCAGAAAGGTGGTGTGTAGAGTGAGTTGTGAAGAAGCTTATGAGTGGATGCAGCGTGATTTGGACGGCGATCTCAACGACAATGAAAAAGCCATACTCAGGCAACATCTGGCGCTGTGTCGAGAATGCGCCTCTTTATATCAACGTCTAAGCTCTCTCTCTACGCATCTGGCACAGCTTCCACTGGTGGAGCCGCCTATTAATATCGTAAATTCTATTCTGCCTGAGCTTGATCGAATTGACCTTGAGCGTGCCATAACATCTCCTATCCAGGAGCAAGCAGCAGCGTTTGAGAAGCCTCGGCGACGTACGAAGAGGGCAGTATGGTATCGTTATATTGGCGGTGTGACAGCGGCGGGACTGCTGATCTCCGCGGTTGTGTTTACGCTGAATAATGAGAATCAGCCGGTGAAACAATCCGCATTTTCTTCCCCACAAGTAAAGGTGGAGAATACAGCTGAGAAGCATAACAAGGCACTAGCTGAAGCGGATGCACAGCGGAACACCGAGAAGCGAACAGATGAGCAGGAAACGGACATACCGTCTACTTCACAGCCTTCTGTATCGGCAGAAGCGGAGCGAAAAGCGGAAGCGTCGTCTGAACAAAATGCAAAAGAGAATAGCGAAGCTGCGCCGGATACGAAAAAATCACAGGATGAAACAAAGCGTTATGTTGCCCAAGCTCCTGCAGAACATGCGCAGGAACGGACGTCTACATCGGGGCAAAAAGACACGAATGAGCAGAATACAACTGCTGCATCTGAATCCGGCAAAGAAAATCCGCCTGCTGAAGAAGATTCTGCGTCTGCAGGCAATGGTGGGGCCTCCATCGCGCAAGCACCGGATGCATCTGATTCGAATCAGCATGCAGCAATGGCTAAAGAGTCTGAGCCATCTAAAGACAATGGAAAGACGAATAATACAACCAGCGCACTCGCACTGGCCAAAGAACAGGCTAAAGAAGGGCAGAAGCCTGGACGTCCTGCCATAGCAAGCGCTGCACAGAGCAGTACGTATAGACCTCCGGGCAAGCCATCGCCAGAAGAACAATATTTTGTCAGCAAGGTAGACAACCGATTGCTCGTGCGTGATGCCAATGGAGGAATTGCGTTTATTACCCGTCCATGGAATGACATGTACAATGTATCGTATCGTTGGATTGATGCAAAGCGCATTGTATACAATCTTGAATATGTCGGCGGAACAGGGCAGACAGATACTGTTCCTTTGCAATCGCAGGAATGGATGATTGATCTTGAAAAAAATGTAGAGCGTCCTATTTATAAATAAGCACGCTTTGTAATTTTGTGCGTATGATGTAGTAAAAGAAGCGGTGCTTATCGCTCAGCCTCCGGGATGTGGGCCCACTCGGACCCTGGGCGTTTACATATACGCACAGCCTTCCATAGGCCATGGCAGATTGGTTTGCCATGGTTTTTTTGTGCGCATATAATAAAGGGACGAGGTGACAAGAGTGGAGATACAACGAGTTATAAAAGAAATTAGGCAGGGAAAGGTCGCTCCGATCTATGTACTCTATGGAACGGAACAGTATATTATGGACGAGACGGTGCGTCTGATTGAGGAGACGCTGTTAGACGAGGCCAGCCGTGATTTCAATTACAATACATATGATTTGCGGGAGACACCGATTCAGACGGTACTGCAGGACGCAGAGACCTTCCCGTTCATGGGAGAGAAGCGGGTAATACGCGCCTCATATGCCATGCTGCTAACCGGAGCGAAGCTGCCCAGCAGTGCGCCAGAGCATGATGTGAATGCATTGATCTCTTATGCAGGCAATCCGCCGGACTATTCGGTCCTGATTATCGAAGTTGCAGCGGACAAGCTAGATGAACGGAAGAAGGCTGTCAAAGCCTTAAGGAAAGACGGACTTATTATTGAGTGTGCGCCGCTTAAGGAAGGGGCCTTAGCGGAATGGGCTATGCGGCAGGCGAAGCACTATGGTGTGCAGATGAGCACAGCGGCAGCCGAGCTTTTAATTGCGATGAGTGGCACACAATTAGGAAGACTGGATAAAGAAATTGAGAAGATGGCCGTCTACGTTGGTGCAGGCGAAGAAATCACAGAAGATACGGTGGAAATGCTTGCGACACGGGAACTTGAGCATGATATTTTTCGCTTGATCGACAAAGTCGCTCGATTGCAAATAGAAGACGCGGTACGGATGTATTATGATTTGCAGCGCTTAAATACCGGAAGCAGTGAGACAAAAGGAGAAGGAGAGCCGCTAAAAATTCTTACGCTGCTTGCGCGTCAATTCCGTATTCTGCTCCAGATTAAAACGCTCACGCCGCGCGGCTATTCTCCCCAGCAGATGGCTTCGCTGCTCGGCATCCATCCTTATGTTGCCAAGCTTGCCAATGAACAAGCCCATGCATTCAGCGAGAAGGCTTTGCGTCGTATTCTGCATCGCCTTGCTGAAGAGGATATTCGGATTAAGACAGGGCAGATCGATAAAGTATTGGCGCTTGAGCTGTTTATTCTAGAACTAAAAGATATGATGATTGCATCATAAAATAAAGCAATAGAAAAAGCGACCGCTAACGGTCGCTTTTTCTTGATATGAATGCATTCATATATGCTTAAGCGGACAGGCCGTTAACCTTCTTAGCCAGACGAGACTTCTTACGGGAAGCTGCGTTTTTGTGGATCAGACCTTTGGTTACTGCTTTGTCCAAATGTTTGCCGGCAGCTTGCAGTGCAGTCTTAGCTGCTTCCAGATCGCCTGCTGCTACAGCAACGTCTACTCCTTTAATCGCTGTGCGAAGAGTAGATTTTTGAGCGGCACGTTGTGCGCGGCGCTTTTCGATCGTTTTTGTACGTTTGATCGCGGATTTAATATTTGGCATGAGATTCACCTCCTTGGTGAATAAAATACTACTTTATAAAGTCAACAAGAGAAATTGTATCATGCACATGTCCTGTTTGCAAGAAAGTTTTTCTTCGTATAAATAAAGTTGGAACAGGAGAGCATGAGAACGAGGTGATCTGCATGGAAAAAAAGCTGGATTTAAGCGTATATGCAGTACGGACAGACCTGGCGCTTGAAGCGCGTGAGATGGCTACGCAGAAGCAGCAGGGAGAGCTGTCAGGCATTCGTTTTCATAGTGAAGAAGAGGATGGAATTACCGTCTCCAAAATGGTCGTAGAGACAATGGAAGGCGCTGAGCGAATCGGGAAAAAACCGGGCCGTTATGTGACGCTCGAAGTACCGGGACTGCGCACCCAGGATTCTGAACTGCAGGATCGTGTGGCAACTCGATTTGCGCGGGAGTTTCATGCCTTTCTAAAAGAGATCGGCATTGCAGAAAGCGACAGTGTGTTAATTGTCGGCCTGGGCAATTGGAATGTTACCCCAGATGCGGTAGGACCGATGGTGGTGGAGAATGTGCTGGTCACACGGCATATGTTTGAACTGATGCCGGAGCAGGTGGAGGAAGGGTACCGTCCGGTTAGTGCGATTTCGCCCGGTGTGCTGGGCATTACCGGGATTGAGACAAGTGAGATTGTATACGGGGTGATTGAAAAGGCGCAGCCGA
Encoded proteins:
- a CDS encoding RNA polymerase sigma factor → MVDAELIRSAQSGNREDLIRLLETIEHSVYRTAFYVLGNEHDALDASQEALIRIYTKIDTYQEKAKFSTWVQRIVTNVCIDKFRKKKDTVSIDQHELMLYDVQNVEYEVERAGMADEVREAIKRLPEHQRTVVTLRYLQDLSYGEIAEVMNMPLNTVKSYLYRARQQLQELLHEYQKGGV
- a CDS encoding zf-HC2 domain-containing protein is translated as MSCEEAYEWMQRDLDGDLNDNEKAILRQHLALCRECASLYQRLSSLSTHLAQLPLVEPPINIVNSILPELDRIDLERAITSPIQEQAAAFEKPRRRTKRAVWYRYIGGVTAAGLLISAVVFTLNNENQPVKQSAFSSPQVKVENTAEKHNKALAEADAQRNTEKRTDEQETDIPSTSQPSVSAEAERKAEASSEQNAKENSEAAPDTKKSQDETKRYVAQAPAEHAQERTSTSGQKDTNEQNTTAASESGKENPPAEEDSASAGNGGASIAQAPDASDSNQHAAMAKESEPSKDNGKTNNTTSALALAKEQAKEGQKPGRPAIASAAQSSTYRPPGKPSPEEQYFVSKVDNRLLVRDANGGIAFITRPWNDMYNVSYRWIDAKRIVYNLEYVGGTGQTDTVPLQSQEWMIDLEKNVERPIYK
- the holA gene encoding DNA polymerase III subunit delta yields the protein MEIQRVIKEIRQGKVAPIYVLYGTEQYIMDETVRLIEETLLDEASRDFNYNTYDLRETPIQTVLQDAETFPFMGEKRVIRASYAMLLTGAKLPSSAPEHDVNALISYAGNPPDYSVLIIEVAADKLDERKKAVKALRKDGLIIECAPLKEGALAEWAMRQAKHYGVQMSTAAAELLIAMSGTQLGRLDKEIEKMAVYVGAGEEITEDTVEMLATRELEHDIFRLIDKVARLQIEDAVRMYYDLQRLNTGSSETKGEGEPLKILTLLARQFRILLQIKTLTPRGYSPQQMASLLGIHPYVAKLANEQAHAFSEKALRRILHRLAEEDIRIKTGQIDKVLALELFILELKDMMIAS
- the rpsT gene encoding 30S ribosomal protein S20 — protein: MPNIKSAIKRTKTIEKRRAQRAAQKSTLRTAIKGVDVAVAAGDLEAAKTALQAAGKHLDKAVTKGLIHKNAASRKKSRLAKKVNGLSA